In Novipirellula caenicola, the genomic stretch ATCGCATAGGACTCTTTTTGCAGAACGGTAGGATACAGCAAGGTCGCGTAAACGACCTCCCACTTCAAAATCGTTCACTCGCAGCGTTAGTTGCACCCCATGCTTCTGCCACGTCGTGCGTTAGGGTCCGGTCATCCATTGCCTAATACGTTCAAGGCAGGAACGAACCCTCATTCTCTCAAGTTCACGATGGCTTGGAAACAAATTGTGCCAATGTTGCTCTGCGAGTTTGCGTGAATCATTCGCGTCAATGACAGCAGATGCATGGGGATGCGAAGCTCCTTGTCGAATACTCTCTACGACGTCGGAATGAACCGACCCGAATATTCTAGGGGATATGATTGGATAAACAGTGAATCGAGTTGCCTTCATCAACTCGTCCTCAATTCCGAGGACCGATGGTAGATCGTTGACGAAGGGTTCAGATGCATGACGCCGGTAAATGTAGTCAAGGGTTCCAAAGGCAAATCGGTAGCCATCGAGCGTGTTGCCGTTTGGCAGTCGCGGATACTCGTTCGGATACCCGACGCCCAGATGAGGTGATAGAAACACCACAAACTCGCCACCAAACAATGATAGATGCTTGTACCAGCGATGGACGGTAAGCATATGTTCAACGAAGGCATTCCAATGCGTTTCAATGGGAAGGGGAAGCGATCGTGATGAATCACCGTGATCATCTTGTTATATGGTGGAACAGGGGCGGTGTGTGGGCGGCAAAGGATGATTGAGCCACTTTGCAAAAAGGTTGCCGCCGCTCCGTCACCATCGCATGATTATCGAAGATGGCAGCAAGCATTGATCGAGCATGGTTGCAGTCGGCGTTCCGCCCCGTGGGTGCCCCGCCGAGCAGGAAACCGTTGGGATCGACCAGTGAGGCTAGTGTATCCGAGTGCGATGACAAGATGTTGCACGATCACAACCGCGAGCTTCACTTGGTACGGCAGCGATCGAATGAATCGCAAATCAACGAGAGCCACGCCGCAAACTGCGATCACCTTAACGATCACAGGCCGCGACAAGTGATTGTCCCATTGAAAACGCCCGGAATCGGCGACGTCGGTGCAATACAATGTCATCTGGTACTGCCGGGCGTTTAGTCCTGACTTTAATCGCCGATTGCACTATCGTTGTTTTTTCGCAGCGGCCAAAGCCTCTTGGATTCTTTTATCCCGGGTTTCGGGTTTGACCGCGTCTTCAATCCGGCGGACAATGTAGTTTCGTTTTCCCGGTGACAGTGACATGAACGCTTCTTCCACCCCGTCGGCGTGCATCGCCATCATCAGATCGTCGGGGATTTCTACATCATCACGATCTAAGACTTTGATCCGTAGTTGGATTCGATCGCCAGTCTTTGTCTTCGTTTCACGACGAACGCTGGCCTTGATGCGGATGTAGTGTTTTCCGCCGCCGACCGGAAATAGACTGACCTTGAATGGTTGTGAGTCGTTCACACGCGCCATGACCAAGACGGCGGCTTTCGTGCCCAAGGCCTTTGTGATTTCTGTCGGGACAGGTGCGGCACAGTAGTCCATCCCCTCGGCCCAGTTTTCCAGCGTTGCTTCAAAGGAGTACGTTTTGCCCACCGGGGAAGTATTTGTCATACCTTCGTCAGATGAATTTGTTGGTTTGCGGGGAGTCATCGCACGGGATCCCGGTAGTGGGCTTCGCTAAGTCAATCGGCGAACGATCACGCGGTCCGAGCGTTTTAGCATTTGAGCAATCACTGCCCAAGATCAACTCGAGGACTCGCGTGCCTCGCGCGCATCGCATTGTTCTGTATGCTTCC encodes the following:
- a CDS encoding YdeI/OmpD-associated family protein; translated protein: MTPRKPTNSSDEGMTNTSPVGKTYSFEATLENWAEGMDYCAAPVPTEITKALGTKAAVLVMARVNDSQPFKVSLFPVGGGKHYIRIKASVRRETKTKTGDRIQLRIKVLDRDDVEIPDDLMMAMHADGVEEAFMSLSPGKRNYIVRRIEDAVKPETRDKRIQEALAAAKKQR